GATGGTTCAAATCTCTCTGTGAGTGGATTTTGAACTTTGTCCCTAATGCCCCGTCAGCAGAGGTAGTCCCATAGAATACACGGCCAATCCTGGAATGGAGCAGTGCCATGGCACACATTACACACGGCTCTCGGGTGACGTAGAGGTCATATCCGGTGCATATGTAGGGCTGAGATCTCCTCTCTGCATCGGCCACATTTTCCAAAGTGTCTGAGGCCTCAGAAGTGAACCTGCAAGCAGGGTATCTGTCAAAAGAATAGAATCCACCGCCCTGGCTCCGAGCCACAAGGTCAATGCAGACGATGACTGCATGATGGAGGGGATGGTCACCTCTGCAGTCATGGCCCATGGCGATAACTGTCTGCGTTTCAGGGTTGACCACGACAGCTCCAACCACCTCCATCCCCATCTCCCCCCCAGCTTTGGCTGCAGCGATTGCAGACATCATGTACATGTGCATTGCAGCTTTCTGAGGTGAACTGAAGAGCTCCCCTCTCAGGGCCACCGTTACCTGTTTGTCTTCATGAAAGGAGGTGGGCCAGTGTTTGCTGGCCAGCTCAAACTGAGGTCGGGTTAAGGGGGGACGTGCAGGGACCCTGACCACAAAAGGATCCCCTAATCCATCATGTCTAACGTCACCTGAGGGCAGCAGAGAGTGTAGGCTGAGCAACTTCATGTGTGGTGCTTCACTAACCAAGCACACTAAGACCTCCAAAGGGTGAGGGCTGCCCTTCTCCTTGCAGGCTCTCACTCTCTTGAGGTGCTGAAGGTCATTCAGCGGGTAGAGGCTGTTCAGCTCCCTGACAAGTCGAGATGTCTCTTTCTTGTTGACAATGGGCACAGCAAATGCCTCCATCAGCTCAACCTCTTGTGACTGCTCCTCCGACAGAACAGGGTATGCGACCCAGGCATCAGTGGCAAACTGTGACCCTTTCAGGCGTTTCGGCTGTGGCTCCATTGTTTCTGTGGCCTCCTGTGAAATATGATTACACACCAAAGTCAAGCAAAGTGAGTGCATTTGCAGGCAGGGGACATAATGAAGAAGCCTTCAACACAAACTACACCTCATCAATGCAATGCAAGTGAGATTTGCacatttctgttaaaaaaaaaaagacctgctGAAAGGCTGAATGACTGTGATCCCATCTCTGAAAAATATCAACAGGCCAGATGTAACCTCAGGGATAGCAGTGAACTTGTAATTAACTGCGCTTTTAATAGGT
This portion of the Echeneis naucrates chromosome 21, fEcheNa1.1, whole genome shotgun sequence genome encodes:
- the adat3 gene encoding putative inactive tRNA-specific adenosine deaminase-like protein 3, with translation MEPQPKRLKGSQFATDAWVAYPVLSEEQSQEVELMEAFAVPIVNKKETSRLVRELNSLYPLNDLQHLKRVRACKEKGSPHPLEVLVCLVSEAPHMKLLSLHSLLPSGDVRHDGLGDPFVVRVPARPPLTRPQFELASKHWPTSFHEDKQVTVALRGELFSSPQKAAMHMYMMSAIAAAKAGGEMGMEVVGAVVVNPETQTVIAMGHDCRGDHPLHHAVIVCIDLVARSQGGGFYSFDRYPACRFTSEASDTLENVADAERRSQPYICTGYDLYVTREPCVMCAMALLHSRIGRVFYGTTSADGALGTKFKIHSQRDLNHRFEVYKGVLSNQCENLMRSGDNIQRLQEHS